CCACCTCAGCATCGGGAAACGCCGCTACTAAATGTGCATACCATTGGTGCATCAAATCTAATGTCGGTACAACAATCAGGGTACTACGGGGTGTCGCCTGCATCGCCATCTGCGCCAGATAAGTCTTACCCGCAGCCGTCGGTAATACAACTACTCCTTGCCTTCCCGCCAGTTTCCAAGCTGCTAACGCCTCACTCTGATGGGGGTATGGTTCCATTTCCATACTCGCAACCAAATCTAAGGGGAAGAATTGCTTGGCTTCATCGATAAAGTCTACATCCTCGGCTTGTAGTGCTTCTACCACAGCGCGGTATTTCATGGCGGGGATGCGAAATTTTTCTACCCTATCATCCCATGTAGCAAAGTCCATCCAGGCTTTGCCCCGTGGTGGTGGATGTAAAATGAGTGTACCGCGATCGTAAGTTAAGGTGGGAGTGCGAGGCATTGGGAAATTAGGAACTGGGTATTTTGGATTTTGGATTGAACAATCTAAAATTTAAAATCGTAAATCCAAAATTTGACGGGAGACTGGGGAAGTTATTGTATGTGTGGTAATTTATCTTGAGTAGTTGATAGCCAGTCCTTTGATTACTAATAACCTAAAAAGGGGTGGATTATATAAAGGTTCAGAGAACTGGAAGAAAAATATTTTAATAATAGTATAATTTATTACTAACTACGTAGTTGGACATATTTAAATTTGATGGGCGATATCAATCCTAGAAATGTTTAACTTTTGACAAATCTTTATCCTAATTACAAATTTGAGTCAATTTTTAAATAAAGTTATCAATCATATTTAATTTTTCATATGTACAATAGTCGGCAATTATCTTTATTACTACTTTAGATAGATTCTATATCTAAAAATGTTAGTCCTTGATTTAGCTAAGGCAAAATAAGTTTGGAGCGATCGCATCATTTTGTCAATTTGGGGAAATAGTGCTTTAGCTACAGGTTTCAAAGGAGAAGCCATATTGAAAGGAATACGTCCTTGGGTTGCGCCCTATGCTGTGACATTTTTAGCAGTTAGCGGTGCTTTGTTATTGACTCTATTATTTAAGCCACTACTGACACCAACTATTTTTTTACTATTTTTCGCGGCTGTAGCCGTTAGTTCCTGGTATGGTGGCTTCAAGACGGGGCTGTTTGCTACTTTTCTATCTATTGTATATGTAAGTTTCTTTTTCTTTGAACCAGTATTTTCCCTATCAATAGCCAGTACAGGCAACAAAATACGCTTAGGCTTGTTCATCCTGGTGACAACGTTCATTAATTGGCTAAACTCAGAATTACGTGTTGCCAAGCAGCGTTTAGAACAGACTACTAAGCGGCTACAATCCAGCGATACACGTTTTAGAAGGTTAACCGAGTCCAATATTATTGGCGTAATTGTAGCTGATATAAATGGAGCGATCGCCGAAGCTAATGACGCTTTTTTGCAGATGGTAGGCTACACACGGGAGGATTTACTGGGGGGGTTGATAAGATGGCAAAATATGACACCCCCAGAATATCAAGAAATTAGCGATCGCTCTATTTCTCTACTACAAACTTTAGGTGTATGTCAGCTTTTTGAGAAAGAATACATCCGTAAAGATGGTAGCCGTGTTCCAGTATTGATTGGGAGTGCTTTTTTAGATGAGCGACAGCAACACATAATTGGTTATGTGCTTGATATGAGCCAGCAGAAAGCTGCACTAAAATCGACTCAACAGTTATTAGAAACACTAAGTCAACGAGAAGACGAGCTACGCTTAATTACCGATTCTGTACCAGTTTTAATTTCCTATGTTGATGCCGAACAACGTTACCGTTTTAATAACAAAGGCTATGAAGAATTATTTGGCATTTCTGCATCAGCAACTTATGGCAAACATATCAAAGAAATACTAGGTGAATCTGTTTATCAGCATACTTTGCCTTACATAAAAACAGTCCTGTCAGGAGAAAAAGTAACTTTTGAAAACCAAGTAAAAGATAAATATGGTGTAATTCACGACGTTAGCACTACTTACGTTCCCCGTTTTAGCCAGTCTGGGCAAGTTGAAGGCTTTGTTGTTCTAACTACAGACATTACTGAACGCAAACTAGCAGAAAAAGCCCTCAAAGACAGTGAAGCAAGATTACGGACACTTACAGAAAAAGTCCGAGTGATTCCTTGGGAAGTAGACGCTAATACTGGGAATTTCACTTATGTAGGGCCGCAAAGTGTAGATATTCTAGGCTATCCTGTCACAGATTGGTATACAGATAATTTTTGGTACGAACACATACATCCAGATGATAGGGACTGGGCATTGCAATATTGCTATGAATCCTCCCTAATGGTGGATAATTACGAATTTGAATATAGAATGTTGTCGGCAGATGGCAAAGTGGTTTGGTTGTACGACATTGTAAATGTGGTGCGGGATGGAGAAAAACCACGGCTGCTGCATGGTTTTATGATTGATATTAGCGATCGCAAACAAGTAGAACAAGAGCGCGAACAACTCCTAGCCCGTGAACAAGCCGCCCGTAGCGCCGCAGAAGCCGCCAACCGCATCAAAGACGAGTTTCTCGGTACACTCTCTCACGAACTCCGTACCCCCCTCAACTCCATACTAGGTTGGACACAGCTACTAAAAAACCGCACATTTGATAGCAATACCACCACCCTAGCCTTAGAAACCATTGAGCGTAATAGTAAGTCCTTAGCCCAAATTATTGAAGATATTTTAGATGTCTCCGAAATTATTCGCGGCCAACTCCGTCTCAATACTCAACCAGTAGAATTGATCCCACTGATAGAAGCCACAATTGATAACCTCACATTAGCCGCCCAAGCCAAAGATATTTATTTAGAATCCCAATTCGACTCGACCGTAGGGGTAGTAATGGGTGATGCCAACAGAATACAACAAATTGTTTGGAACTTACTGACCAATGCCGTTAAATTCACACCCGCAGGTGGCAAAGTTACCATACAGTTACAACACCTAGATCACAGTATTCAAATTCGCGTCAGCGACACAGGGTTAGGAATATCGCCCGAATTTCTTCCTTACGTCTTCGAGCGTTTCCGTCAAGCCGATGGTTCCAGCACGCGATCGCACGGCGGACTAGGATTAGGATTAGGATTAGTCCGTCACCTAGTAGAACTACACGGTGGTACAGTCCAAGCCGAAAGCCCAGGAATTGGACAAGGGGCAACTTTTATAGTTAATTTGCCGAGGAAGTCAATAGTCAATAGTCAATAGTCATTAGTCATTAGTCAGTTATCAGTTTTTCTCCCTTACTCCCCCATCTTCCCCCACTCCCTCATCTCTCCCTACTCCCCACTCCCTACAGACGTTAGAAAAGCTTCCACTTCCGCCACTGTGGGTTGAGATGCGATCGCACCTGGTTTAATGGTAGTCAGCGCTCCTACAGCACTAGCATAGGTAACAATGCTTTTTGCTGTCTCTGCATAGTTCAAGCTCTTGATACCATGTTTACTTAGTTGGTGAATAAATCCTGCGAGAAAGCTATCTCCTGCGCCTGTGGTATCTACTACAGGGATGGTAAAAGCGGGTATTTTTCCTTCATTCTCACCTAAACAATAGGCACAACCATTTTCCCCATCAGTTACTAATACTCCTTCGATTGAGCCTAAACGGTAAGTAATAGCGCCTGGGTCTGTTGTATCAAATAACCATTCCGCTTCCTCCTTGGCAAGTTTGAGAAAATCGACGCGCTTGAAAGTTTCCTGAATTTTTTGTCGAGCAGTATTCTCATCATGCCAAAATACAGGCCGCCAGTTAACATCTAGCACAATCTTCAAATCATACTGTTCAGCCAGTTCTAAGGCGCGGTGAATGGCTTTTTCACTCTCCTGGTAGGCTAATTCCAGAGTACCTAAAATGAGGAAATCCGCGTCTCGAAACAATGATTCTGGTATTTGCTTGGCTTGTAAACGAGTATCGGCAAATTCAGAAGTATCATACTCACCGAAACCAGCAAAAGTGCGATCGCCTGCTTCATCCCGCACCACATAAACTTGCCTTGTTGGTGCAGTAGGATGACGCTGTACACCCGTTGTATCTACACCTACCTCTTGTAATAGCGCCAGCAGAGCATTTCCTGGCTCATCTTCACCAACAGCACCAATAAATCCGGCTGGGGTTCCCAACTTCACCAAAGCACAGGCCACATTCGCAGGCGCACCTCCTGGATAGGGTGTCCAAGACTTCACCTCCTCCAGCTTTGACCCTAATTGATCAGCTAAACAATCAAATAGAACTTCGCCGAGGCACAAAACACGGGGATTACTCATCTCATTTTAATTTTTCACGGGGATTGCTCATCTCATTTTAGATTTTTAGCTTTAAATTAGAAATCTTTTATTCAAAATTAAAAAAGCTAGATATTACTAGTGTTTTTGAATACATAACTTTATATAAAATCATCATAGATGTATTTCCATTAAGTATTAGTGCAGAATAGCGAAAACTCCAGCACAATAAAATTAAAAGTTTCTTCTTAAATTCCAGTGACTTACAACTCAACAAATTGTTTTTAGTGTGGTGTGGTTAGTGTTAACCCAAAAACATCAAGAGGTGTCATTATGGATGCACATAAACTCCTAGATTTATATGCAATAGGAGAGAGAAAATTTCATAGAGCAAATCTGCATCAAGCTAACCTTTATGCCGTCGATTTAAGTGGTGCGAACTTTTCCGAGGCTGATTTAAGTGGAGCTAACCTCAGTCAAGCTAATTTGAGTGCTTGCAATCTTAGCCGTGCTAATTTAACTGATGCAGACTTAAGTGGAGCTAATTTGAGTGGTGCAAACTTAAGTGAAGTAAACTTTATCGGTGCAGACTTAATTAGAGCTAACTTGAAAGAAAGTAATCTCAGCCGAGCAGATTTACGAACTGCTATCTTAATTTTAGCCAACCTATCTAATGTCAATCTCAGCGAAGCGGAAATGAGTGGTGCTGATTTAAGTGGTGCTAATCTCAAAGGTGCAAATTTGATTGGTAGCAATGTGATGGAAGCAGAACTAAAAGGTGCTAACTTCTTAGGAGCTACGATTACAGAGCAAGAAATTACTGGTAGAGTCTTGCGTTTAGGTATTTCCCATCGGTGGGTAACATGGGCTGGTTGTCCTTAAAACAGTAGACAGTGGACAGTAGAAATAATCTGATAACTGTCAACTGTCAACTGATAACTTTAGTACACCAAGGGAGTTACATTGCGCATCTGGCGTAAAGAGTTGATACAAGCTGGACAGTCACAACCAAACAATTGAATGGCTATATCGCTCTCTGCTTCATTGAACTCCAACATAGGAGCATCTTCTTGAGTAAACTCTACTTCCTGCTGATAGTTAGGCACTTGAGCTAAAACAGAAGCTCTCATACAGACCAATCCTACCTTATGTTTATTTCTGATACAGGTTAGTTTGTCTGTGTTTTTGACTTCTGGCTCAACAGCCTGTGCTTGATTGACCATAACGGTCATAGATAAAATTGAGGCTATTAAAACGGGGCTAGAAATTAAGGCTAAGATAAATCTGTTCATGGGTTTCCTTGGAAATAAATTCTGACAACTCAGAATAATCCGATTAAATCCTACACTGATACTGATTGTCCATCAGGAGATTATGTTGCCTAATCAGCACTTAATTTTGGGATATGCGAGGAAGATGTAACAAGGTTGTAGTTATTTATTTATCATTAATATAAGCAAATGTATATATTTAGAGAATGTTTGGAAAATTGAAATATATACTAATAACCCCCTCTCCAAACCTCTCCCCGTAGCAGAGAGAGGCTTTAAGACCCCCATTCCCTTGTAGGACATGGGAAGTAGGTGGTTGGTCTTGAAGATTTTGAGGTTAGCAATGATACTTTTCAAAGATCCTCTTAACCTATGATTGTTAGCGATCGCCAAAACTCATCATCAAAGCGTTGAACTAATTACATAAAAAATGCCTGCAAATGCAGACATTGATGAGGCTTTCTGTCACTGTAATCGGCTACAATCATGTTTGAATCATGATGCTTTCATTTTGGCTTAACCCTATTAATAAATCAATCCTAATCACTAACTATTTTAGACATAAATTATGTAATTATATCCTCATATTTTAAGCATTTATTACGAGTGAATTAGGTAAATTGTATTAATAATTGCCTAAGAATAATCATTTTTAAATATGAAAGCTCATCTAACTATTTCATTTCAAAACCTAAATTTTTCATTATTCATATAGACATAAATACTAGATTTAGGTCTACATAAACTTGTTCATCAACATAATTTTTCCATTATAAAAGTAGAGGTGGTCAGGTTAACAGCCCCAGAAATTCCCAGTTCTGGGGTTTTACTTTATTCAAAAAAAACAGAAATACCTATTGCTAAACTGATAATAGATAATGGAGAAAAATAATTACCAATTACCTAAATCTAAAAACAACATAATTGAACTAGTCTATTTATATCGCCGGGGTGTATAGACTGAGATATTACCATCACTACGTTCAATAATCCGAGTTTGCGTAGAACCAACAATGATAACAGTCCGCATATCGGCACTATCTGCTGCTAACTGGTCAAGAGTAATTACTTTAACACTTTGTCCTGGTCTACCAACATTCCTTGCCAATACTACCGGAGTCGTAGGTTTTCTATATTGCAATAATATATTTTTAGCTTCTGTTAATTGCCAAGTGCGATCGCGAGAAACAGGATTATAAAAAGCAATCACAAAATCCGCTTGGGCTGCGGCGGCAATACGTTGTTCAATAATTGACCAAGGCTTTAAGATATCAGACAAAGAAATTGCACAAAAATCATGTCCCAAGGGTGCGCCAATGGTGGCGGCTGCGGCCTGCATGGCGGAAATTCCTGGTGCAACATGAATATCGATACTATCCCATTCTGGTTTGTGGTGATAATCAAGGACTTCAAAGACAGCCGCCGCCATTGCATAGATACCAGGATCACCAGAAGAAACTACAACAACATATCGCCCAGTAGCAGCCAAATCAAGCGCCATTGTCGCCCGTGCAATTTCTTCGCGGTTGTCGGACTCATGACGTTGCTTACCATCAGCTAGAGAACCAACTAAATCTAAATAGGTTTTATAACCTACTAAGTCAGTAGCTGAGGTGAGTATTTCCTTGACTTCAGGCGACATCCACTGTAAACCGCCAGGGCCAGTACCAATAATGGCTAACCTTCCCCTTGGTTGACCGATGGTGTTGGGGTCGATGGGTTGGGGGGAGATGGCGGCGATATGAGATGGGGGAGATGTGGTATGGCTAAACGCCACGCTCCGCGTTGGCGCAGCCTCTCGTAGAGAACGACTAGCGGTAATCGAGCGGAGTCGAGATTCACCAACCGGGGATGAGGGAGAGGGGGGAGAGATTAGTTGACCTTGTGTAGCGGTTAGGGCTATGGCTTCAGGGAGGGTATAACCTTGTGTGAGTAGGCTTTCTAGTTGACTGGGTGTGAAAAAGCGGGTGGGTACGCCGTAGGTATCGGCTATAGCTTGAATTGCTGGACTGGAGGCGATCGCTATAGGCGCAAATACTGCGGCGATAGATGGGGGTGCGAGTTGTGCGTCGGCGAGGAACTGCTGTATTGAGTCTACTGTAACAGATGGGTCGGTGATGGCGATCGCTACAGTTTGCGGATGATACACTAAACAATTCGCGGAAGGCGTAACTAAGCGTTCTGTCACCTGAATGGTTAATTCTCCCTCAGAGTCAATAGGTAACTGACTATCACTTAACCAAGGCGCAGTTCCCAACAACTTCACCCGCGCCCCTGCTAACAAATCTGAGATAAACTTCTTAGCATCGTCTGGGTTGGCTAAATGATATCCAGAGGGAGGCGATAACAACGCCGTGCGGAAACGGATATCACCCGTTGTTGTAATTGCAGGCTTAACCTCAAGTACCTCAGCAATACGCCGCGCTAAATCATTCACCCCATTGAGTCCACCCAACAGAGGCACAACCACACTACCATCCTCCGCCACAGCCAACAATGGCGGTTCTTGACGCTTATCGGAAATTAGCGGTGCTAATGTTCTAATCAAAATACCAGCCGCACAAATACCAATTATCGGCGTTCCCCCTGCAAATAACTCTCGTAGGGTGTCACCAAAATTCGTAAAGCTAACATCCACCCCAGACGTGCGTCCTGCTAAACCGTACAACTTCGCCCCCGGTAAGGCGGTGGTAATTCTTCGGGCTAGTGCTACGCTATTTTGACTCAATACTACAACAGCAGGTGCAACCTTCATCATCATGAGACTTTTTTGATAGTCGATATCTATCAAATCAAAGCATAAATATACATAGATAAACAAACATTATAAATAATGGTAAAAATAGTTACTTACTAGCTGTTCCACATTACCAACAAAATAAAATATTTAGTTAGTGATTAGCCCAAATCTATATTAAACAAACTTATTTTTCCAAAAACTTAATTGCTTTTTTGCGAAACAGGATTGGCATTTTTTTCCCCAAGCAGTCATCTCAACTACTTCATCATCAGTGTATTCTGAAGGTACACCAAACTCAGCTTTAAGTTCGTCTTGTTCTTCGTCACTAACGT
Above is a genomic segment from Nostoc sp. MS1 containing:
- a CDS encoding PAS domain S-box protein; the protein is MKGIRPWVAPYAVTFLAVSGALLLTLLFKPLLTPTIFLLFFAAVAVSSWYGGFKTGLFATFLSIVYVSFFFFEPVFSLSIASTGNKIRLGLFILVTTFINWLNSELRVAKQRLEQTTKRLQSSDTRFRRLTESNIIGVIVADINGAIAEANDAFLQMVGYTREDLLGGLIRWQNMTPPEYQEISDRSISLLQTLGVCQLFEKEYIRKDGSRVPVLIGSAFLDERQQHIIGYVLDMSQQKAALKSTQQLLETLSQREDELRLITDSVPVLISYVDAEQRYRFNNKGYEELFGISASATYGKHIKEILGESVYQHTLPYIKTVLSGEKVTFENQVKDKYGVIHDVSTTYVPRFSQSGQVEGFVVLTTDITERKLAEKALKDSEARLRTLTEKVRVIPWEVDANTGNFTYVGPQSVDILGYPVTDWYTDNFWYEHIHPDDRDWALQYCYESSLMVDNYEFEYRMLSADGKVVWLYDIVNVVRDGEKPRLLHGFMIDISDRKQVEQEREQLLAREQAARSAAEAANRIKDEFLGTLSHELRTPLNSILGWTQLLKNRTFDSNTTTLALETIERNSKSLAQIIEDILDVSEIIRGQLRLNTQPVELIPLIEATIDNLTLAAQAKDIYLESQFDSTVGVVMGDANRIQQIVWNLLTNAVKFTPAGGKVTIQLQHLDHSIQIRVSDTGLGISPEFLPYVFERFRQADGSSTRSHGGLGLGLGLVRHLVELHGGTVQAESPGIGQGATFIVNLPRKSIVNSQ
- a CDS encoding carbohydrate kinase family protein; the encoded protein is MSNPRVLCLGEVLFDCLADQLGSKLEEVKSWTPYPGGAPANVACALVKLGTPAGFIGAVGEDEPGNALLALLQEVGVDTTGVQRHPTAPTRQVYVVRDEAGDRTFAGFGEYDTSEFADTRLQAKQIPESLFRDADFLILGTLELAYQESEKAIHRALELAEQYDLKIVLDVNWRPVFWHDENTARQKIQETFKRVDFLKLAKEEAEWLFDTTDPGAITYRLGSIEGVLVTDGENGCAYCLGENEGKIPAFTIPVVDTTGAGDSFLAGFIHQLSKHGIKSLNYAETAKSIVTYASAVGALTTIKPGAIASQPTVAEVEAFLTSVGSGE
- a CDS encoding pentapeptide repeat-containing protein, producing MDAHKLLDLYAIGERKFHRANLHQANLYAVDLSGANFSEADLSGANLSQANLSACNLSRANLTDADLSGANLSGANLSEVNFIGADLIRANLKESNLSRADLRTAILILANLSNVNLSEAEMSGADLSGANLKGANLIGSNVMEAELKGANFLGATITEQEITGRVLRLGISHRWVTWAGCP
- the cobJ gene encoding precorrin-3B C(17)-methyltransferase: MMKVAPAVVVLSQNSVALARRITTALPGAKLYGLAGRTSGVDVSFTNFGDTLRELFAGGTPIIGICAAGILIRTLAPLISDKRQEPPLLAVAEDGSVVVPLLGGLNGVNDLARRIAEVLEVKPAITTTGDIRFRTALLSPPSGYHLANPDDAKKFISDLLAGARVKLLGTAPWLSDSQLPIDSEGELTIQVTERLVTPSANCLVYHPQTVAIAITDPSVTVDSIQQFLADAQLAPPSIAAVFAPIAIASSPAIQAIADTYGVPTRFFTPSQLESLLTQGYTLPEAIALTATQGQLISPPSPSSPVGESRLRSITASRSLREAAPTRSVAFSHTTSPPSHIAAISPQPIDPNTIGQPRGRLAIIGTGPGGLQWMSPEVKEILTSATDLVGYKTYLDLVGSLADGKQRHESDNREEIARATMALDLAATGRYVVVVSSGDPGIYAMAAAVFEVLDYHHKPEWDSIDIHVAPGISAMQAAAATIGAPLGHDFCAISLSDILKPWSIIEQRIAAAAQADFVIAFYNPVSRDRTWQLTEAKNILLQYRKPTTPVVLARNVGRPGQSVKVITLDQLAADSADMRTVIIVGSTQTRIIERSDGNISVYTPRRYK